The nucleotide sequence AAGAGCGAGGATTTTGTCGTTCTTTGCTGATCATCTGTTAGGGAATTAGCATTTCGCAATTGCTGCCAAATAGGGTAGAATAGAGGCAACGGAAGGTGAATATACAGATGACATCAGTATCAATATCCAAGCGGCTACAAACGATTGCCCGCTATTGTCCAGAAGGAGCCCGCGTCGCCGACATCGGGTCGGATCATGCGTTGTTGGCTTCTTATTTGCTTGTAAAAGGAATTGCCTCTTTCGTGATCGCAGGCGAGTTGAATGAAGGGCCTTTTCAAGCGGCACAAAAACAAATACATACATTGCAGGTTAAAGATCGCGCTTCGGTGCGTAAAGGAAACGGGCTCGCGGTAGTACAGCCTGGCGAAGCAGATGTGATCTGCATTGCTGGGATGGGAGGCCAATTGATCGGTTCCATTTTGGAAGCAGGAAAAGACAAACTGGAAGGTGTGCAACGCCTGATTCTGCAACCAAACGTAGGGGAAGAAGCGGTTCGCCTGTGGATGATAGAAAATGGTTGGCAGTTAATCGCGGAGTCCATTTTGCAGGAGGACGGCGTGATTTATGAGATTCTCGTCGCAGAACGAGGCAATCCTATCTTGCCTTATGAGGGCAAAGATCGTACACAGCATGAGCTCCTGCGCATTGGTCCATTTCTTTGGGAAGAAAAATCAGAGGTTTTACGAGAGAAGTGGCTGCATGAGCAAGAAAAATGGCAAAAGGTCATCGTTCAATTAAAGCGTTCGGACAAGCCGGAAGCAGCAGAACGAATCAAAGAAATCGAAGCAGAAGTAAAATGGATCGATGAGGTGATCGCATGCTTGCGCACGGACAAACAGTAATCCAATATGTAGAACGTCTGGCACCTAAATCTTTGGCGATGGAAGGCGACAAGATTGGCCTTCATGTAGGAACCTTGCAAAAAAAGGTGAAAAAAGTGATGATCGCACTAGACGTGCTGGAATCTGTGGTGGATGAAGCAATTGCAGAGGGTGTAGACCTAATTGTGGCTCACCATGCCGTCATTTATCGACCACTTAAACACCTCCGGACGGATCTCGCCGCAGGACGCGTGTTCGAAAAGCTGATCAAGCACGACATTGCGGTATACACGGCCCATACCAATTTGGATGTTGCGTATGGGGGAATGAACGATTGGCTCGCAGAAGCGGTTGGACTCACTGACGTAAATGTACTAGATGTACTTTCACGAGAGGCTTGGAAGAAGCTCATCGTATTCGTACCCGCTACCCATAAGGAAGCAGTGTTTTCCGCACTTGCTGAAGCGGGTGCAGGGCATGTAGGCAACTATAGCCACTGTTCTTTTCAGACAGAAGGCACTGGAACCTTTTTACCTGGGGAAGGAACGAATCCCCATATCGGTTCGACAGGTCAACTGGAAAAAGCAGAGGAAGTTCGCATCGAGATGATCGTTCCCGCGTCCAAGCAATCGGCTGTGGTCAAAGCAATGCTTGCTGCCCATCCCTACGAGGAAGTCGCCTATGACATCATTCCCTTGGAGCAGTCCGGAACCCCATACGGGATTGGGCGAATCGGTACTCTGCCTGCACCACTGTCGCTGCGTGAATTTGCTTTACTCGTCAAGGAACGGTTTTCCCTCCATGGCCTGCGCGTAGTTGGTGACTTGGATGCGACAGTCAAGAAAGTAGCGGTAGTAGGTGGCGACGGTAGCTCTTTTGTTTCCAAAGCAATTTTTAAGGGCGCGGATGTTTATTTAACCGGAGACATTGGTTATCACACTGCACATGATGCACAAGCAGAAGGCTTGTCGATTGTAGATGCTGGTCACAATATCGAAAAAATCATGAAGGAAAAACTGGCGACCATCTTGCTTGAACAATTGCAGGCAAATGGTTACGAAACAGAGGTTATTCCTTCGCGTGTGCACACAGATCCGTTCCAGTTTGTATAAGACGTAGCAGGATCAACCTTATGTTTCCTGCCAGATGAAGTGTAGGAGGATTTTATGTGCAAAAACTAATCCGGACGATTTCTTGTGGATTACTGACGTTAAGCTTACTCACCCCCGGCGTCGCATCAGCGGCTGGGGGCTTATTGCCATACAATGACATCAGCAAGCACTGGGCGAGAAACGCAATCATTCAAGGTGTGCAGCTCGGTTTGTTTGAGGCTGGTCCAAATGTTTCGAAGTTTTACCCAAATCGTGACATGACGCGTGCGGAATTTCTTGTCATGATCGATCGTCTTTACTACGGTGGACAGTACCATATCTATCCGCTTACTTTCTTATCCGAGCATTCGGAGTGGGCGCGAGCAGAAGGTTTTCAGGAACCGTATTTGCCGTATAAAGATGTCGATCGCCTGACGTGGATGTACAAACCAACCCTGCGCATTTCCACGATCTTGGATAGACTGTACGGTCCAAATGCAATTCAGTACATATTTCCTGGTGAGATGATGAAGCCGAATCAGCCGATCACCAACGAAGAGGCTGCCAAGATTTTGCAAATGTTCACGATGTCTCCAGATAGTAAAAATGCTTGGGAAGAAGTGCGTTCCTGGGGATGGCTAGAGGGAGAAAAAACGGATCGGGTCAAGCGGGGAGATGCTGCTGTCGCAGCTGATCGCATGGTTAATTATTTCCTTCAGGATGGAATCATGCCTCTGTTGGATTACGATGGGAAAAAGTTCCCAATGGTGCCGGATATCGAAGAGGTATTGCCGTTATTCGCAACCTATACAGATCCCAAAACAACAGAAGAACAGATTTATGTAGATGCGGCTGCCGCTATTCGCAGTAGAAATGATAGTGAGGAGACATTTGAACAGCTACGCAAGCTGGCCGATTCCTCTTTCCCGAATCAAGTCGGTGTTCACTATTTATTAAGCTGGAATCCTGAAACACCGATTGAAACCAATCTGGAGCAAGCTTTTCTTGCTATCGACGCCTACTTCGAAGACAAAATCATTCTCCCTGATACACTCGGGCTATTGAGTGCCAATGTGTATGATATTGCCTTGCAGCTAGGGAACAAGGATCAAAGCCAATACAAAAAAGTACTCGACCGACTCAGTGCTTATGAGCAAAAAGTGAAGCAAGATTCCAAAGAATGGGAAACGCTCGCCTTGTATGTCGGGGCACTGGAAATCAGGAGTGGTCAGGTAGAGCTGGCGTTGGAACGTTACCAGCGATTTGCCGACAGGAGCCCGGAGGCATTGTTGAATACTTCCTACTATTATTTGCAGGAAGGGCGTATCCAGGAAGCAGAAGAAGTTCTTGCTGCGATGAAACCGAAAGCGTCAAACAGCAGAATGAATCAGTTGCACAAAATGTTGCGCCAAGAGTTAGCGTCTTTAAAAGAACAGCCAGCTATTATTTCTGATTTGGGATACTCTTTGCGCCAGTTGGACAATGCCGACACCTACCAAGTGAAGGGTGAAGCGGTGTTGAGTGGATTGACGTTCTCATACACGCAGGATATTAACAAGGAGAAACAAATAAGCAGAATTTCCGGCTTTTATCAATCTCCGCAAAAACTAATATCAGACAAGTTGCTCTCCTATACAGACGGGAAAACAAATACGCAATACTCGTATGATACGGATCGGCATACATGGGACAAGAATAGAACGGACAACGTTGACTTTTTGCATGAGTGGGTTGGTGCTGTCAAGGTAGCCGATCGTGCCAAGGAGCTTCATGCTCGCTACTACAAGCAATCATACGGAGAGTACGATGTCATTACGGAGTGGATTCCGGGGTCTATGTTAGTAGAGAAATCCAAGAAGGTTACGCTTGGACAAGGAAAAGTGAAAGACGTTCCGTTGTTCATAAACAAGTATTATATTGATAGGGTTAGCGACCAAATCGTTAAACATACGTGGCGTTATGAAGAGATTTATGAGGGCGACGAATATGTAGCCTATTCGGGTACCGACAATTACGACTTTACAAGCAATGTTGCATTCTCGATACCTGATGATGTTCGAAAAGGGGTGGCACCATGAAGCGAATTAGTCAATGGGCAGTAGCAACTGTCCTGCTACTAACAACTGTTCTTCCTGTGCAAGCGGCAGAGTATCCTTACGAAGAAACAGAAGAAGTGTTCCAGCACGTCATGGAGAGCCACTTGAGCAAACCGGCAGCCAACCAATTGGTAAAAGGGGCTCTAGAGGTGGTCAGTGAGCAGGCTAATCAGAAAAAACAGCTTCAGTTCAAAGTTTCTGAAGAAGATGATACTTGGGACGAGTTGGAATTGAGGCTTGCAGAATGGCAGAAGAAAGGCGGGTTTGATACGCCGACGATGAACACGTGGGCGATTGAAGGAATGCTCTCCACACTCAATGACCCGCACAGCGTATTTTTTACTCAAGATGAATTGCGTTTGTTCCAATCTGACGTTGAGAATCAATTTGTTGGATTTGGCTTTCGTCTGCGGCGGCAAAATGATCATATTATCATCCGTGAAATCGTTCCGAATTCTCCAGCAGCAGCATCTTCGTTGCAACGAGGCGATCAATTGATCAAAGTAAATGAGACCTCGCTGGTTGGAAAGACTTTTGAAGAAGCGTATGCTTATTTGAAGGGCAACGAAGGGACCGAAGCCGTTCTTACTGTGTATCGTCCATCCGACAAACGGGAGCACCAGGTAAAGCTGAAGCGTGCCTCCATGACCTTGCCGGAAGCGGAAGGACAGATGTTTACGAAAGGCGCGGTTGGTTATATCAGTCTTGAAACTTTCGGATCAGAAGGAGCCATCCAGGTAAGGGATAAGCTTGCAGAGCTTTCCCGCGTGCAAAAACCGTTGTCCGGATTGGTGTTAGACCTGCGTGATAATGGCGGGGGATACTTGTCCACAGCACGGGACATCGCGAGCCTCTTTATGGAAGAAGGCTTGCTTATGTACACCACGAATCGTAATGGGGTAGAGGTAGAGACGTGGGTACGAAATGGGCAGGATATCGGCATTCCAGTGCGAATTTTGGTAAACGGTGGAACAGCTTCTGCATCTGAGCTGTTGTCAGGTGCGCTGCGTGATCATGGCATCGCCAAACTTGTGGGTACCAAAACATTTGGAAAAGGGAGCGCCCAACAAGTTATTCCATTGTCGGACGGTGACGCACTGAAGCTTACACTGAATGAATATTTTACTCCTAAGCATACTGTGGTGAACCACGTAGGGCTTCAACCAGATATGGTTGTGGAGGATTATGGAGCACAAGTAGTAGAAGCTCTCCATTCATTGAACGTCACTACGTGGGAACTGAGTGATGCAGAAGGTGATACAGTCATCAATGGAATTCCTTTCCCGACGGTAGATCCTCTCTTTAAACAAACACCTCAAGGGCTGCAAATCCGAGCTGCTGTACTTTCGCATCTACTGGGTGATCCGTCCATTGGTGAAAAAGATTATGTGGAATTTGCTCCGTATTTGAAGAAGTACCCTGCACTAAAACTGCAAACGAATAATGGTATCAACACCCTCACATTTACTTCGTGAGCATGGTCCCCTGTTGCTTTAGGCGAACAGGGGCTTTTTCTTTTTCATGGCGTATACTCGGTAATGGAAAATCGAACACTATCAAGTGCGACTATGACTACTACGACAAGAAGGGTGGCAGCCGGATGAAAAAGGTCATACTTTTCCTGATCGACTCCATGATGCCTGATGTTCTGGAGCGATGCATTGCTGCCAATCAAGCACCGGCACTTCGGTTTTTCATGGAGCATAGCCAGTACATACCAGATTGTGTGACCGTTTTCCCTACGATGACGGCTTCGATAGATTGCTCCCTCATTACGGGTGTTTACCCCGATCAGCACAAAGTACCGGGGTTAGTTTGGTATGATGCAGAGCAGAAAAAGATGGTGAATTATATTAATGGAGCCAATTCCGTCCGAAAAATAGGGGTTTCGAGTTGTGCAGAAAATGTCCTATTTGATTTGAATGAACGTCATCTTAGCAAGGATGTCAAAACCATTCATGAGGTACTGGAAGAAAATAATCTCGTCTCGGGTTCCATCAACGTTATCGCCCATCGGGGACATAAGCAGCATAAGGTGAAAATGCCGACCTTACTTGATACAATCACATCTTTTTCCCTGCGAGAGCATGTGAGTGGTCCAACGATCATGAGTATGGGGACGCTGGTGCGCCCGGCGTTATTTCGTACCGTCCCGTGGGATTTCTCCCAATCTGCTTTGGAAGGCTATGGAATTAATGATGCGTATGCAATCGATGTTATGATTGAGGTCATTCGCAGCGGTCAGCAGCCACATTTTACTTTGGTCTATCTGCCAGAGAATGATCATAAACTCCACAATTCCCCGGAGGATGCCGTACAGCACTTGGCAGATGTGGACAAGCAATTGGCCCGTTTGTTGGATAGCTTCGCGTCATGGGAACAAATGCTGGAGAGAAACGTATGTATTTTGATTAGTGATCATGGACAAACCGTCATTGGAGAAAGTGAAGACCACAATATTCCATTAGATTATCTCCTGGCGAATTTTTCGATCCATGCGCTCGGTACTGACGTGACTCCGGACGTGGAAGTGGTCATTTGCAATAATGAGCGTATGACTTTTTTGTACCCAGTGAATGGAACGGATCCACTTTCTATTGTAGAAGCGGTTAGTGTGGAAGAAAGAATTGATTTAATTGCTTGGAAAGAGGGCGAGAAGGTAAAGGTGCGTCGGGGTGGAACACAACAGGAAATGTGTTTTTGGCGCAATGGGGAGTATCAAGATGCGTACGGTTCTTCTTGGTCTGTTGAAGGGGACGTTTCCGTGCTGGATGTGCAATATGATGGAGAGTGTCTTTCTTTTGATACATATCCAGATGCTTTTTCTCGACTATATGGGGCGCTGTTTTCGCAGAGCGTTGACGTGGTAGTCGTTACTGCTGCCAAGAGCTATGAATTTTTATCGGAAAGTGCTCCTACGCATTTAGGTGGAGGAAGTCACGGATCACTGCATAAGCAAGATTCGCTGATTCCGTTAGTGATTGCAGGTGCTTCGGAGAGGTTTCCACTCCCGGCAAGACTGGTAGATGTCAAAGATTTTATTCTTCGAGAGCTGGGGATTCCGTCAGCCTCAAATCGGCAATGACGGGGACATGATCCGACCAATTGACCGGTAGCAACTCGTAGTTCTCAATATTCCAGTGATGAGAAGCAAAAATATAGTCCAGACGACGGCGGAAGGCTGGAAGTGTTGGTCTTTTTTCCTGATCTGAGACAAGAGCACAGTCCATCAGGTGTGGAGTAAAGGACACATTACTCGCGTTGAAATCCCCCATTAGAAGTAATGGGGCTTTTACGTGTTGCTGTATCAACGTCGACATGAGCTGTAGCTGGGCCAGTCTGCTTACTTGATTTAAGCTGCAGTGTGTAACGCAAAGCGTAATCGTACGACCGAATCCTTGAAAGGATGCATACAGGAGTGTCCGCTGCTCTTTTCTGGCCGGCAAAACGATGGCGTCGACATTTTCAAGCGCGTACTTTGACAGCAGTGCATTGCCGTAATACCCGTCTCCTATCACGATCGAAGGGGAGAAGGCCAGATGATATTGTAATTGATCAGCGATGTAGCTTGCCTGATACCCATACTTCCCGTTTTGGTGGACTTCCTGAAGGCCGATGATGTCTGGTTTCAAGTCCTTTAAAGTCAGAGTCATTTCGTTCAGGCGTTTTCTCCACCAGAGGTCACGGCCGCTATGAATGTTGTAGCTGACTACACGCACCCTCGTTCACTTCCTTTGTTTTGACGTTATTTTTAACTTATTTAGTTTTCCCTATTGCATTAGGTTTTAGTCTATGCTATATTAAAAAACGTCGCCTCTGCTTGAGGCACAGATGGAATGAAATGCTCCTTGAAAACCGGAATAGAATTAATCTGTGAAATAAGCTTGTGTTTTACTTGAAGTCAGATTCATCTTCAAACTTTATTGGAGAGTTTGATCCTGGCTCAGGACGAACGCTGGCGGCGTGCCTAATACATGCAAGTCGAGCGAGGGTCTTCGGACCCTAGCGGCGGACGGGTGAGTAACACGTAGGCAACCTGCCTCTCAGACCGGGATAACATAGGGAAACTTATGCTAATACCGGATAGGTTTTTGGATCGCATGATCCGAAAAGAAAAGATGGCTTCGGCTATCACTGGGAGATGGGCCTGCGGCGCATTAGCTAGTTGGTGGGGTAACGGCCTACCAAGGCGACGATGCGTAGCCGACCTGAGAGGGTGACCGGCCACACTGGGACTGAGACACGGCCCAGACTCCTACGGGAGGCAGCAGTAGGGAATTTTCCACAATGGACGAAAGTCTGATGGAGCAACGCCGCGTGAACGATGAAGGTCTTCGGATTGTAAAGTTCTGTTGTTAGGGACGA is from Brevibacillus brevis and encodes:
- a CDS encoding tRNA (adenine(22)-N(1))-methyltransferase — protein: MTSVSISKRLQTIARYCPEGARVADIGSDHALLASYLLVKGIASFVIAGELNEGPFQAAQKQIHTLQVKDRASVRKGNGLAVVQPGEADVICIAGMGGQLIGSILEAGKDKLEGVQRLILQPNVGEEAVRLWMIENGWQLIAESILQEDGVIYEILVAERGNPILPYEGKDRTQHELLRIGPFLWEEKSEVLREKWLHEQEKWQKVIVQLKRSDKPEAAERIKEIEAEVKWIDEVIACLRTDKQ
- a CDS encoding Nif3-like dinuclear metal center hexameric protein, with translation MLAHGQTVIQYVERLAPKSLAMEGDKIGLHVGTLQKKVKKVMIALDVLESVVDEAIAEGVDLIVAHHAVIYRPLKHLRTDLAAGRVFEKLIKHDIAVYTAHTNLDVAYGGMNDWLAEAVGLTDVNVLDVLSREAWKKLIVFVPATHKEAVFSALAEAGAGHVGNYSHCSFQTEGTGTFLPGEGTNPHIGSTGQLEKAEEVRIEMIVPASKQSAVVKAMLAAHPYEEVAYDIIPLEQSGTPYGIGRIGTLPAPLSLREFALLVKERFSLHGLRVVGDLDATVKKVAVVGGDGSSFVSKAIFKGADVYLTGDIGYHTAHDAQAEGLSIVDAGHNIEKIMKEKLATILLEQLQANGYETEVIPSRVHTDPFQFV
- a CDS encoding S-layer homology domain-containing protein — encoded protein: MQKLIRTISCGLLTLSLLTPGVASAAGGLLPYNDISKHWARNAIIQGVQLGLFEAGPNVSKFYPNRDMTRAEFLVMIDRLYYGGQYHIYPLTFLSEHSEWARAEGFQEPYLPYKDVDRLTWMYKPTLRISTILDRLYGPNAIQYIFPGEMMKPNQPITNEEAAKILQMFTMSPDSKNAWEEVRSWGWLEGEKTDRVKRGDAAVAADRMVNYFLQDGIMPLLDYDGKKFPMVPDIEEVLPLFATYTDPKTTEEQIYVDAAAAIRSRNDSEETFEQLRKLADSSFPNQVGVHYLLSWNPETPIETNLEQAFLAIDAYFEDKIILPDTLGLLSANVYDIALQLGNKDQSQYKKVLDRLSAYEQKVKQDSKEWETLALYVGALEIRSGQVELALERYQRFADRSPEALLNTSYYYLQEGRIQEAEEVLAAMKPKASNSRMNQLHKMLRQELASLKEQPAIISDLGYSLRQLDNADTYQVKGEAVLSGLTFSYTQDINKEKQISRISGFYQSPQKLISDKLLSYTDGKTNTQYSYDTDRHTWDKNRTDNVDFLHEWVGAVKVADRAKELHARYYKQSYGEYDVITEWIPGSMLVEKSKKVTLGQGKVKDVPLFINKYYIDRVSDQIVKHTWRYEEIYEGDEYVAYSGTDNYDFTSNVAFSIPDDVRKGVAP
- a CDS encoding S41 family peptidase: MKRISQWAVATVLLLTTVLPVQAAEYPYEETEEVFQHVMESHLSKPAANQLVKGALEVVSEQANQKKQLQFKVSEEDDTWDELELRLAEWQKKGGFDTPTMNTWAIEGMLSTLNDPHSVFFTQDELRLFQSDVENQFVGFGFRLRRQNDHIIIREIVPNSPAAASSLQRGDQLIKVNETSLVGKTFEEAYAYLKGNEGTEAVLTVYRPSDKREHQVKLKRASMTLPEAEGQMFTKGAVGYISLETFGSEGAIQVRDKLAELSRVQKPLSGLVLDLRDNGGGYLSTARDIASLFMEEGLLMYTTNRNGVEVETWVRNGQDIGIPVRILVNGGTASASELLSGALRDHGIAKLVGTKTFGKGSAQQVIPLSDGDALKLTLNEYFTPKHTVVNHVGLQPDMVVEDYGAQVVEALHSLNVTTWELSDAEGDTVINGIPFPTVDPLFKQTPQGLQIRAAVLSHLLGDPSIGEKDYVEFAPYLKKYPALKLQTNNGINTLTFTS
- a CDS encoding alkaline phosphatase family protein, coding for MKKVILFLIDSMMPDVLERCIAANQAPALRFFMEHSQYIPDCVTVFPTMTASIDCSLITGVYPDQHKVPGLVWYDAEQKKMVNYINGANSVRKIGVSSCAENVLFDLNERHLSKDVKTIHEVLEENNLVSGSINVIAHRGHKQHKVKMPTLLDTITSFSLREHVSGPTIMSMGTLVRPALFRTVPWDFSQSALEGYGINDAYAIDVMIEVIRSGQQPHFTLVYLPENDHKLHNSPEDAVQHLADVDKQLARLLDSFASWEQMLERNVCILISDHGQTVIGESEDHNIPLDYLLANFSIHALGTDVTPDVEVVICNNERMTFLYPVNGTDPLSIVEAVSVEERIDLIAWKEGEKVKVRRGGTQQEMCFWRNGEYQDAYGSSWSVEGDVSVLDVQYDGECLSFDTYPDAFSRLYGALFSQSVDVVVVTAAKSYEFLSESAPTHLGGGSHGSLHKQDSLIPLVIAGASERFPLPARLVDVKDFILRELGIPSASNRQ
- a CDS encoding endonuclease/exonuclease/phosphatase family protein yields the protein MRVVSYNIHSGRDLWWRKRLNEMTLTLKDLKPDIIGLQEVHQNGKYGYQASYIADQLQYHLAFSPSIVIGDGYYGNALLSKYALENVDAIVLPARKEQRTLLYASFQGFGRTITLCVTHCSLNQVSRLAQLQLMSTLIQQHVKAPLLLMGDFNASNVSFTPHLMDCALVSDQEKRPTLPAFRRRLDYIFASHHWNIENYELLPVNWSDHVPVIADLRLTESPALEE